TCTATCACGCCGCTCAGGAAGGGGATATCTACGCGCATTCCCTTTTTCAGAAGCTGGGGAAATATTTAGGGATTGGGATTGCGTCCTTAGTGAATGCGATCGGGATCGAGACGGTGATTTTGGGGGGTGGTGTGAGTGGGGCGTTTGATTTCTTCGTTGATCCCTTGAAAGAAGAGTTAGCCAGGAGGACCTACAAGGAAACCGCGAGGCGAGTGAAGATCTTGCGCGCTGCGCTAGGAGATGAGGCCGGGCTTCTCGGTGGCGCGAGGTCGATCTTGACAGCGACGCGATGACGACCCATATTCCTCGCTATGAATTATCTTAAAACGGCCATCCTTCTCGCCTCACTGACCGCCCTGATGCTGGTTGTCGGTCGTGCCCTTGGGGGTCGGGGTGGGATGTATTACGCCTTGATCTTCGCGGCGATTTTTAATGTCGGCAGCTATTGGTTTTCCGACAAGATTGTCCTCAAAATGTATCGTGCAAAGCCGATCACCGAGGCGGAGTCGCCTGCTCTTTACAGCACCGTGGCACAGCTCGCGCAGAAGGCACGAATCCCGATGCCGAGACTTTATTTGATCCCGTCACCGGCGTTGAATGCCTTTGCGACCGGTCGATCTCCTCAGCATGCGGTCGTAGCGGTGACCGATGGTCTCCTGCGTCATCTGAATCGTGACGAACTAGAAGGGGTCCTCGGCCATGAACTCTCGCATGTGATCCATCGTGATATGCTGATCAGTACGATTGCAGCGACGGCCGCTGGTGCGATCTCGATGCTCGCCTCGATGGCCCGATGGGCGCTGATCTTTGGTGGTGGTCGATCCTCAAACGATCGGAATGGGCACAATCCTTTTGCCAGTATCGTCATGCTGATCGTTGCCCCTATCGCTGCGATGTTGATCCAGATGGCGGTCTCTCGTTCTCGTGAGTATGCCGCCGATCTTGGTGGGGTCAAACTTTGTGGAAATCCCCGTTCGCTCGCGAACGCCTTGAGAAAACTTCAAGCCGGTGCCGAACAGATTCCTCTGACAGCCAGTCCTGCAACAGCTCACC
This genomic window from Deltaproteobacteria bacterium contains:
- the htpX gene encoding zinc metalloprotease HtpX, which produces MNYLKTAILLASLTALMLVVGRALGGRGGMYYALIFAAIFNVGSYWFSDKIVLKMYRAKPITEAESPALYSTVAQLAQKARIPMPRLYLIPSPALNAFATGRSPQHAVVAVTDGLLRHLNRDELEGVLGHELSHVIHRDMLISTIAATAAGAISMLASMARWALIFGGGRSSNDRNGHNPFASIVMLIVAPIAAMLIQMAVSRSREYAADLGGVKLCGNPRSLANALRKLQAGAEQIPLTASPATAHLFIMNPLSGRGLMHLFSTHPPIEERIKRLESMR